In a single window of the Jaculus jaculus isolate mJacJac1 chromosome 9, mJacJac1.mat.Y.cur, whole genome shotgun sequence genome:
- the Lyzl6 gene encoding lysozyme-like protein 6: MAKVLFVCVASFLLVVNHALLIDRCDLAKVLHRLELDGFEGYSLSEWLCLAFVESNFNISKVHENADGSSDYGIFQINSHYWCNDYRSHSENFCHVDCQDIMHPNLLSAITCAKKIVSAPGGMKNWVEWKLHCSGRPLNHWLTGCNLG; this comes from the exons ATGGCGAAGGTGCTGTTCGTCTGCGTGGCCAGTTTTCTCCTTGTGGTGAATCATGCTCTTCTCATTGATCGCTGTGATTTGGCCAAGGTGCTACACCGCCTTGAGTTGGACGGATTTGAGGGCTACTCCCTGAGTGAAT GGCTGTGCCTGGCTTTCGTGGAAAGCAACTTCAACATATCGAAGGTTCACGAGAACGCGGATGGCAGCTCTGACTACGGCATCTTCCAGATCAACAGCCACTACTGGTGCAACGACTACCGGAGTCACTCAGAGAACTTCTGCCACGTGGACTGCCAAG ACATAATGCACCCCAACCTCCTCTCAGCCATCACCTGTGCAAAGAAGATCGTGTCTGCACCTGGAGGGATGAAGAACTG GGTAGAATGGAAGTTGCACTGCTCTGGACGGCCACTCAACCACTGGCTGACAGGATGCAACCTGGGATGA